TTTGGTATTATTACGTGTTGTCGGTAAGGTCCTATTGATTCTGACGCTGGAAATTCGATTCGTGTTTTTTATGATGGATTTGTCGCCAAACAATCAGATCGAGGACAGAAAACCCATCCTAACCGCCGACGGCCTGGTTCAGACTTCGAACTCCCCCTTCGAGCCGACCATATCGCAGGAGACGCAAACATCCAACGGAATCGGCGGCCAGTGCCATCTGACGGTTGACCAGTTGGACATTGAGATTCTGCCGATAATCTACGACATTGTGCGCTGGTGAGTGGTCATCGCGGATGCGGATTCCGGGTGTCATTGCCCCTGCACGGACAATGCCGAAAATCGGCGGATTTTAGCAACAAGTGCGCAATTAATGCCGCACCTTATATAACCTGGCGTCTTTGTGTCTTTCAGCGTGGAAAAGGATCCTCTGGAGAACGCCGTTAAGCTGCGCGAGTCCCAGGATTGCAACCACAAGGTGAGTCCTTGGTTCGTCATAAGTTGCCACCGCTATATACTTGATTTGTAGATCTTTGAACTTCAAAAACGCTTCGAATCGGCACGCGAGCAAATCCGCCAGCTCCCCGGGATCGATTTCAATaaggaggagcagcaacagAGACTGGAACTACTGCGAAATCAGCTGAAGCTTAAGCAGCAGCTAATTCGCAAATACAAGGACACAGAGTTCTAGGCggcagcaaaataaaaaaaagggcaagATGGTGCTGCGACTGCTAATGCGCTACCTGGCCAACAACGAGCAGCTCATCCAGCGCATGGCGGAGAGCTATCCCATGAGACGCGCTGCCCAGTTGGTCGTTTCCCTGATGTACCGCACAAAAGACTTGGCCCGGGAGCAGGGACTGCACGAGATGACGCCAGAGCGTTTCAAGTGAGTGAAAGAATCGCCAGAATCATCTGGCTGAATCCGCCAATCTGACATGCATTTTCCAAATTGTAGATCCTTCGTTAACATGTTTAAGAACAACGTGCGCCAAGAGCTGGAGGGAGTGAAGAAGGAGCTTAATAGCAAGAAAAAGAACTAGGGTTCAGTAATTAACTTGTTTAACTACAATTGTATATACGCGGCAAGATAAATTTTAGTAAACACAGATGAATAAACATTGAAGCCAGAACATTATCTTCGGTGAATGAACCTTATTTTTGTAGAATAGGAAATTGCTTTTATTAAGGTAATTAGGAAACAAAGAAATCCTTATTCATTGCCATTTTATCTTAacacttaaaaacaaaagagaactTCAGATTGTCATTCTGAAACTATCGTTTtacaaaaaaatcaaataataaccTAATGTCTGCATTTACAACGCTTTCAACGTAATTTGCGTCagcaaatttgttttcattttcagtttgcATAGACATTAAACTCATCTTAAACTataagattttaatttaagattCCAATTTATAAAGTCGTGTCTATTTAAGTTTATCGAGAGATAATTTAATATCATGTACACAAGTAGCATCTGGTTCAACCTGCGTTTATTCAGTGAAAAGACAAATGAAATCCATGCTGCAGTGACGTCGGTTGTCTTAAGTCTAgtgaacaaacaaaatatagaATTTGGTTTGGCATATAGCACAATGTACAGTGGACAAGAACGGGACACGAAATAGTTTATTGGGGCACATGCCACTTTAGATTAGAAGGTCGCAAAATAAATTCATCCAATTATCTTTaagaatttgaaaaaaaaatactttagtttacaaaactagaAAGAGCCAAAACATGCAGGCGGCGCACTTCACTCGGTGAGAGCGGCCGGTGTGACTTCAACcgaggacgacgacgaagGATTCTCGCCGAGGGGCAGACCCAAAGAGGCCGAGCCATTGGATGGATCCACCCCAACGCCGCCGGACGGAGTCGGGCGATTATTTCTTTTCCGCTTGCCACCTCGCCGGCTGCCACCCTCGCGCTTGTCGCCGTTCTGCTTCTCGTCGGCGTTGTCCTTGCTGCATCCGGCGCCCGAGGAGCTGCCCTGGCCCTGCTGGCGGTGCTGGTTGTTACTGCCGTTGCTGCCGCCGTTATGTGAGCGCGACTGCATCTTGGCGGGCTTGGGGCGATATGGGCTAGCGGCAGCATTCGGTAGCGGACGCAGTATATTGCCAACAGCCTTGGTGCGTCCCTCGCGAAAGACCAGGCGCTGACCGGCGCGTATGTACTCCGGCTGCTTGATGAACCGGAATTTCACATGTGCCTTGTCGCCTGTTCGCAGGCAGTCGCGCGACATGTGTATGATTGAGGCCGTCTGGCGGATGCTGCCGCAGTGGACCATGGCCTGGTAGCGCGCCGATATCGTCGTCGGATGGTGGAGCACTAGTATCTCTCCCTCGAACTCCCAGCAGGCTTGCGGTTTGAGATCCTGCGACACCATTACCATGCCCTTGCGCAGATAGGCGcgctttattttctttaacgCAAAGCTTGCTGTTTGGCCACAGCGCACGCGTGCCACGTTCATGCGCTTGCGATGGATGCTCTTGATGGTGATGGGCACAAATGAACCCACCGCGTCTGGACCAAGCATCAGGCAGTCATTTAGCCGAATAGTGCCCTGAAGGCATGTACCGGACACAACAGTTCCCACACCCGGCACCGCGTACACATCGTCGATTTGAAACTCGGCCGGCAGACTCTCGGAGCCGGGCATTCGCGTGCTGAGAAGGTTGAGGAACATTTTGAGCAGCTCCAGGTTGTCACCGGTCACATTCGACACCTGGAAGATGGGGCACAGACGCTCGCTAACGAAATTCGTAGCGCTTAGGACAACGTCGTCGTGCGAACGCACCACAACCGGCACCTTGCGGCAGCCCTGGGATTTGAGCATCTTAAAGAGCAGCTTCATGTTCTCCTGCAGCACGTTGGCCGGGCACATGTCAATCTTAGTGACCACCACGAAAACGGGCACGGCTAGAGCCAAGGCCAGACCAAGATGTTCCTTAGTCATGCCTATGATGCCGGCATTGGCGCCAATCTAGGATGAGAAAATCAAGAGTTACGGCACGCTACAAAATCAGAGGAATGTACTAACCATCAGCATGCCAAAGTCCGGAGCATGTCCGGTCATGCCAAAGACGGTGGTTTTCAGGTAGCGCTCGTGGCCCGCCAGATCGATGAAGGTGATCACCTTGGCTGAGTTCTCGCATATCTTCACCCAATCCAGGTGGCCGTGGTCCGGCTTGTTAACCACATTGCCCACACCATCAAAGCCGAGAATGTCGTTGCCCACAGAGCTGGTGCGTCCACTTTCAATTTCGTGCTTGTGACGGAAGAGACGCTGTCGTGCGTGTCCACGACCATTGTCCAGTTCACCGTGGGTGAGTACGCCCAGTAATGTGGACTTACCCGCATCCACATTGCCTACGACGGCAACCCTAATAAAAGGAGATACATTAAAATGGTGCAACGGTGGGAATTCCGGTTATTTTAAGTACCTTATTTCCATAAAGTCGGTAGTGTCGATATGCTTTCGGATGAGGAACTGCGCCGATTGTCCTTTTTCTGCCCGCCGCTCACGCAGCTTGACCACATCCGCATCTATGTTGGCCGCTAGAAGGTGTAGCGTGGCCACGGAGGCCTCAAACTGCTCCGGGTTCAGGCCACTGTCACTGCCATCTGTATTTTCCGAAAACGGGTTATTTCATGTGGTTTTTGGTGAGGAAGCCTAGGCATTTTTGGACTCACCCTCCCCTACGCCAATCTCGTAGATGGTCTCCCCGCAGTTGTCGGCTATGCGGTCCTGCAGCCTCTTTTGTAGCAGCTCAATCTGCTCCTCTGTGGGCTGCACCAAGACATCCTTGCCCCGGATGCTGGAGTAGTCCACACTCATGGCGGCCATCTGCTGTGGCAGACCGTCCACGTTGAAAATGTTGCTACGGGCCGATTTGATGCCCACGCCCACGGCCACGCCATTTGGTGCGCTCTGTATGTTATTCATGGTGCTGGTAATTATAGGTTGTCTCACTG
The sequence above is drawn from the Drosophila melanogaster chromosome 2R genome and encodes:
- the CG42518 gene encoding uncharacterized protein, isoform B, giving the protein MVLRLLMRYLANNEQLIQRMAESYPMRRAAQLVVSLMYRTKDLAREQGLHEMTPERFKSFVNMFKNNVRQELEGVKKELNSKKKN
- the MED9 gene encoding mediator complex subunit 9; translated protein: MMDLSPNNQIEDRKPILTADGLVQTSNSPFEPTISQETQTSNGIGGQCHLTVDQLDIEILPIIYDIVRCVEKDPLENAVKLRESQDCNHKIFELQKRFESAREQIRQLPGIDFNKEEQQQRLELLRNQLKLKQQLIRKYKDTEF
- the Dgp-1 gene encoding Dgp-1, isoform B codes for the protein MNNIQSAPNGVAVGVGIKSARSNIFNVDGLPQQMAAMSVDYSSIRGKDVLVQPTEEQIELLQKRLQDRIADNCGETIYEIGVGEDGSDSGLNPEQFEASVATLHLLAANIDADVVKLRERRAEKGQSAQFLIRKHIDTTDFMEIRVAVVGNVDAGKSTLLGVLTHGELDNGRGHARQRLFRHKHEIESGRTSSVGNDILGFDGVGNVVNKPDHGHLDWVKICENSAKVITFIDLAGHERYLKTTVFGMTGHAPDFGMLMIGANAGIIGMTKEHLGLALALAVPVFVVVTKIDMCPANVLQENMKLLFKMLKSQGCRKVPVVVRSHDDVVLSATNFVSERLCPIFQVSNVTGDNLELLKMFLNLLSTRMPGSESLPAEFQIDDVYAVPGVGTVVSGTCLQGTIRLNDCLMLGPDAVGSFVPITIKSIHRKRMNVARVRCGQTASFALKKIKRAYLRKGMVMVSQDLKPQACWEFEGEILVLHHPTTISARYQAMVHCGSIRQTASIIHMSRDCLRTGDKAHVKFRFIKQPEYIRAGQRLVFREGRTKAVGNILRPLPNAAASPYRPKPAKMQSRSHNGGSNGSNNQHRQQGQGSSSGAGCSKDNADEKQNGDKREGGSRRGGKRKRNNRPTPSGGVGVDPSNGSASLGLPLGENPSSSSSVEVTPAALTE